Within the Deltaproteobacteria bacterium genome, the region GCAGGACTGAGCAATTACATCCAATCCATCAACTTCAAGGAAGTTGAAACAGGCGAGGCGGTCATGCGGTTTGGCACGACCGACAGGGACAACCAAACCTATATGATGCCCGAGCAAGTCCAGAAAAAGCACGGCATAGAAAAATTCATCATCCTCCAAGTGATTTCCGATAATGGGATACTTGTAGGAATCTATGACCCGCAATGGGGTCTGACACTGCCTTTTGCCACACACGACCTCGACAGCGTCAAGGAAAACATTCCAAAGACCCTGGATGTTTTCAGGAATAAAATCAGCGATGAAGAAAAAAGAGGCAAAACCATTCTTTGGCGATATAATTAAATTGGGACGGTGACTGATGCCTATATATGAATTTGAGTGCGAAAAATGCAAGGGCGTACAGGAGATTTTATTGCGTACCGACGATACGCCTCCAAACAAATGCGAAAAATGCGGGGGTGAGTTGCATAAAATCATTACCTCCATGAACTTTCATCTATTTGGACCAGGCTTCTACACAACCGACAATAAAAGAAAATATCTCAAATAGCAGATCGGAGACCACAAACCGGCATAGATCAAGCGTAGCTTTCCGCGGTCACCGGTCTTCATGGGAAAGCCAATAGATGATTTATATAACCAGAAAA harbors:
- a CDS encoding zinc ribbon domain-containing protein → MPIYEFECEKCKGVQEILLRTDDTPPNKCEKCGGELHKIITSMNFHLFGPGFYTTDNKRKYLK